The genomic DNA AGGGAGGGCTTCAGCCCGACGACGTTGTTGAGCGCCGCCGGCACCCGGCCCGACCCCGCCGTATCGGTGCCGAGCGCGAAGGCGACGATCCCGTGGGCCACCGCCACGGCGGAGCCGCTGCTGGACCCGCCGGGCACGTAGGCCGGATCGATCGCGTTGCGCGGGGCCGGGTAGGGGGTGCGCAGGCCGACCAGCCCGGTGGCGAACTGGTCGAGGTTGGTCTTGCCGATCAGGATCGCGCCCGCCGCGCGGAGCCGTGCCACCGCGGGTGCGGTCTCGGCGGGGGTGTGGGCGAAGTCCGGGCAGGCGGCGGTGGTCGGCAGGCCGGCGACGTCGATGTTGTCCTTCACGGCGAAGGGCACGCCCCAGAGCGGCATCGTAGCGGGGTCGAAGGGCGGGAGCGCCGCCGCGGCGTCCCGGGCGTCCGCCTCCGGGACGAGCGCGAGGAAGATGCCGGGATCGTCCACCGCGGCGAGCCGCCGGTAGGCCTCGGCCACGACGGCGCGCGGGTCGAGGCCGTCGGCGTAGGCCGCGTGCAGGAGCGGGATCGTCGGGAAGGGGGGCACGGCGGCTCCTCGTTCTCAGGTCGGCAGACAAGTTCGCGCGCGAGGGGATTCGGCGCGCGGGGGGCTAGGCCCTGCCCGCGCCCGCATCTCGAGGTGCAGCGGTGGATCGCACGGTCGTCCTCCCCCGCGGCCCGATGCGCCCGGACGGCTCAGGATGCGTCGCCGGTGGCGCGGTACCAGTCGAGGATCTCGACCCCCTGCATGAACACCGCGTCGTCGCGGGCCAGGATGGCGTCGAGCAGCCGCTCCAGCAGGTGGATCCGGTGCGGGACGCCGGTGATGTAGGGGTGGATCGCGAAGCCCATCACCTTGGCGCCGCCGAGGGGGCCGGAGCCGGCAGCCTCGGCGGCGAGCCGGTCGAGATGGGCGAGCGCCCGCTCCACGAACTCGTCGGCCCGGTGGTGCTGGATGGCCAGCAGCGGGATGTCGTTGAGCTCGACCGAGTAGGGGAGGGCGACGAGGTCGCCCGTGCGCGTCGCCACCCGGCAGGGGCGATCGTCGACCACGAAGTCGCCGACGTACTCGAGCCCGGCCGCGCGCAGGTGGTCGGGCGTGTCGAGGGTCTCGGTGAGGCCCGGCCCCAGCCAGCCGCGCGGCGGGCGCCCCGTGGTTCCGGTGATCGCTGCGACGGTGCGGGCGATCATCTCCGGCTGGTCCGCGACCCTGTGGGTCGGGACCTGGTGGAAGCCGTGGGCCATGAACTCCCAGCCGGCCGCGTGGGCGGCCTCGGCGATGCGCGGATAGGCCGTGCAGACCGAGCCGTTGATCGACAGGGTCGGGCGGATGCCCCGGCTCTCGAACGCCTCGAGGAACCGCCAGAAGCCGACCCGCATGCCGTACTCGTGCCACGCCCAGTTCGGGATGTCCGGCAGCAGGCTGGCCCCGGTCGGCGGCGCCAGGATCTGGCGCGGCATCGGGTGGTCGATCAGCCAGTGCTCGACGTTGACCACCGGCCAGACGGCGACGTGCCGGCCCCCGGGCAGCGTCAGGCGCGGCCGGTCCACGGCGGCGCGGTAGGCGAGGCGGTTCTCGGGCCGGCGGGGATCGTCAGGGGCGGTGTCCATCAGGCAGCGGCCCGCGGGGCGTGGTGGCTGTGGAGCTGGGCCGCGAGCATCCGGCGCAGGTCGTTGAAGGCCGGGCTCGACACGTCGCGCCGCCGCGGCAGCTCGACCGGATGGATCGCCTCGATCCGGCCGGGGCCGGGCGACATCATCACGATGCGGTCGGCCAGGAAGATCGCCTCCTCGATGGCGTGGGTGACGAACAGGATCGTCAGCCCCGTCCGCGACCACAGGTCGAGCAGCTCGTCCTGCAGCCGCTCGCGAGTCATGGCGTCGAGGGCCCCGAAGGGCTCGTCCATCAGCACGACCTCGGCCTCGTTGGCGAGCACCCGCGCGATGGCGACGCG from Methylobacterium radiotolerans JCM 2831 includes the following:
- a CDS encoding polysaccharide deacetylase family protein, with translation MDTAPDDPRRPENRLAYRAAVDRPRLTLPGGRHVAVWPVVNVEHWLIDHPMPRQILAPPTGASLLPDIPNWAWHEYGMRVGFWRFLEAFESRGIRPTLSINGSVCTAYPRIAEAAHAAGWEFMAHGFHQVPTHRVADQPEMIARTVAAITGTTGRPPRGWLGPGLTETLDTPDHLRAAGLEYVGDFVVDDRPCRVATRTGDLVALPYSVELNDIPLLAIQHHRADEFVERALAHLDRLAAEAAGSGPLGGAKVMGFAIHPYITGVPHRIHLLERLLDAILARDDAVFMQGVEILDWYRATGDAS